DNA sequence from the Candidatus Binataceae bacterium genome:
GCCGCCGGCCTTGATCGCGATGTCGGCCGCGACGGTGCAGCAGCTTTCGGGCGGCCGGTTCATCCTTGGATTGGGAACCTCGTCGCCGGTGATCGTGCAGCAGTGGATGGGCGTGCCGTTCGAGCATCCGCTCACCCGGGTGCGCGAGACCGTCGCCGCGATCCGCGGCGCTTTCACCCGGGAGAAGGTCACGCTCAAGGGCAAAACCGTACAGGTCAGCGGCTTTCGCATGGCTGTCACGCTGGACCAGCCGCCGCCGATTTACCTTGGCGCCCAGGGCGAGAAGATGCTCCGGCTCGTGGGCGAGATCGCCGACGGGCTCATCACCAACTTCATCACGCCGTCGGCGTTGCCGGCGATGATCGCGCACGTGCGCGAGGGCCAGCGCGCGGCCGGCAAGGACACCAGAGCACCGCTCGACGTCGTCTGCCGGATCTTCGTCGCGGTCGACGATGACAACGACGCGCTGCGCAACGAGCTGCGGCGCCATCTGACCGCCTACATGACCGTGCCGCAGTACAACAATTTCTTCCGTGAGATCGGCTTCGAGGCCGAGGCCGCGACCGCGGCCAAGGCCTGGAACGCGGGCGATCGCAAGGCCGCGGTCGCCGCCGTGCCGGACCGGATGCTGGAGGAAATTTACGTCTTCGGCAGCGTCGACCATTGCCGGGCGCGGCTGGCCGAGTTCCAAAAGGCGGGCGTGACCGCGACAGCGCTCGAACCCGAGTCGTTTGCGCCCGACCCCAAGGAGCGGCGCGCGCGCATACTGCGCGCGGTCGAGCGTCTCGCCGGGGTATAGGCGGCAGGCCGGCGGACCCGTTTATCATCCTCCTCATTCGGAGAGCGCGATGGCGGTTGGAAAAAAGGTGGAAGAACCTCGCGGGCCGCTCAGCCTTGGGCTCTTCATGCCCAACTGCAGCAACGCGTACTCGATCAGCACCTACAAGCCGGAGCCTGACGACTGGACGTACGAAGCGAACGCCCGGATCGCTCACGCGGCCGAGGCTGCCGGCTTCGATTTTCTTTTTCCGGTAGCCAAGTGGAAGGGTTACGGCGGCAAGACCGATTACCTCGGCACCTCGCTCGAAACGATGACCTGGGCGGGTGCGCTGCTCGCGATCACCGAGCGCATCCAGGTCTTTTCCACCGTCCACGTGCCGATCTTCCATCCGCTGGTCGCGGCCAAGATGGGGGCGACGCTCGATCATATCGGGAAGGGGCGATGGGGCCTCAACGTGGTCAGCGGATGGAGCGAGCGCGAGTTCTCGATGATGGGAATCGAGGTGCTGCCGCATGGCGAACGCTACGCGCGCACCGCGGCCTACCTCGAAATCGTCAAGGGGTTATGGACCTGCGAGCCGGGCACGTTCGAGCACGAATCGAAATGGTATCGGATTCACGGCGGATGGGTGATGCCGCAGCCGACCCGCAAACCGCATCCGCCAATCGCCAACGCCGGCGTCTCGGAGGACGCCCGCGAACTGGTCGCACGCCTGTGCGATTGGGCCTTTATCTCCCCGCCTTCGGTCGAAGCCTGCGCCGGGTTGACCGCCGACATTCGATCGCGCGCAGCGCGCTATGGGCGCTCCGTCAAATGCTGCTGCTATCCATTCGTGCTCTGGCGCGAAACCGAGCGCGAAGCCAATGACGAGCGCCGCCGTATCGTTGAGCAGATGGATCGCGAAGCGGCCGAGAATTGGGCGCATGGTCTGCTGCCGCAAAGCGGGTCCTTCGACAACTTCACGCTCGAGATGTTCGCGGTCGGCGGCGGCGCGCTGCCGCTCATCGGCACGCGCGAGCAGGTTGCCGAGACTCTCGATCGCCTCTATCGCTCGGGGATGGACGGGCTGCTGATGGTTTTTCTCGCGTACTACGAGGATACGCTGCGCTTCGAGCGCGAGATCATGCCGCTGTTGCGCCAGCTCGGAACGATCCGCTGACTTTCGCCGGCTACGGCCGCGCCGGTCGCACTGTCACGGTGGGCGGCGTCGCAAGCTCGCGCGCGACCGTGTCCGGCTCCGCGCGGTCGGCAAGAATCATCAGGATCGAATCGACCCGATGCGTTCCGGCCGCAAGGTTTTCCCATCCGGTCATCAGGTAGCCGATTCGAAGCCCGCCCCCGGCGCATGACGAGGTCGCCCGCTCTGATTTGTTCGCCGCTACATTGCCGTCGCAGTAATACAACCATCGCCGGAGCGTAGCGAAATCGGGCGACGGCATGAACGTCTGCATAATGATTCTGCCGCCGCCTCTGAGCGCGAGCCATCTCACCTCAGGCTCATCGTCGCGGAGCTCTGTGGCCAGCGCCGCCCGTTTCGACTCGGGCGCAAGGGGGTTCCACTCATTCGTACGCCATCCGAGCGCGAAGTCCTCGACGCCAACGAAATCGAGCCACGTGCGCACCTGAACGCCGTCGAAAAAGAGCCGCGGCAGCCACAGGACTCGCGCGAGGAATGAATCCTCCGCGTAGCCGCGATAGAAAATCTCGTCGCTGAATACGCGCGGCGATTCGATACCGAAGAGCAGCTTCACCGAGTGGCTCACGCGCCGGATTACTCGGACAGAGCCGCCGTGCCAGGCCATCACGCCGTTCGCCACGCCGCTAGCGTTGAGCCGCAGCTTGAAGACCTTCAACACCCGCGCCGTCACCTGCACCTGGGTACCCTCGATTAGACTCGGCGATAGATTGCCGCGATCGTCTCGGAGCGCAAGGCCGACCGGAAAATCACCGCGAAAGATCATCCGGTAGCTCCCGCCCTCGACGCTGCCGGCCGCAGGATCGTAACTGACATACGAAACGGGGCTGAGGTGTGGCGACGGCACGGCCGCGAGATACGCATAGCGGAGCGTATGGGTCGCGGCGTCCCGCGCTTCGATTTCGAGCGCGTCTGTGGGAAGCTCGGCGGGCGGCGGCGAGGCTCGATCGCCCAGATCGGAGAGCATCATCGCTATTTCATCGTCGCGGTCGAGAATCCCGGGGCTGTCGTCGCTGAGCGGCTCGGGGCCTTCGGTCAGTGCATAGCGCCCGTCGGGCAGGACTTCATCGACCTGGAAAGGAATCGGCGCAAGATGCCCGCCGCGGAGCGCGAGCGCCTCAAGATGGCTCTCCGGGCTGCCGAGAAGCTGCGGGATTGCTGCACCCTTGAGTACGATCGCGCGCCACGCCGGCTCGACGGGATCGGCAAGGGCAGGGGAGGCGTCGCGAACCGCGCACGCCGCCGCGAGCGCGAGCATCACGGCCACCCGCATGAAGATGCGGCCGTCGAGCAATCTGCGCGAGAACGCAAGAAGGCGCGTCATGACGCATTTTCCATCGAAAGCGCGATGCGCCGAAAGCCGCATCCACCAAGGCGCGCGGCGCGCCATAAAGGTCGTAAGCGCGGGCGTACCGGGGTATGCTCTGCTTTCGGTTGAGGGCGCGCTATCGAATACGCGAGGGCGCCGGCGATCACGATGAGCACACGCAAGACGGTTGCGGTCGAGAACACCGCGCAGGCCTTTCTCGAAATGCTCGACGCGCTCGGCGTGCGCTATCTAATCGGCAACGCCGGCACTGATTTCGCCTCGATCATCGACGCCTTCTCCAAGCGCACCGTCGACGGCAAATCCGGGCCGCGCGCGATGATGGTCGCGCACGAATGCTGCGTCGTCAGCATGGCGCACGGCTACTACCTGGCGACCGGCGAACCTGCGGTCGCGATGGTCCATACCACGCCGGGCACCGCCAACGCGCTTGGCGCCCTGATGAACGCGTATCGCTCCAACGTGCCGCTCGTGCTGTGCGCCGGGCGCACGCCGCTGACCGAGGCCGGGATGCCCGGGAGCCGCGACACGCTGATCCACTGGGGGCAGGAATCCTTCGACCAGGGCTCGATCGTGCGCGAGTTCGTCAAGTGGGACTACGAGCTGCGCAATTTCGATCAGCTCGAGGCCGTGATGCGGCGCGCGTTCGCGGTCGCGATGGCGGAGCCGCGCGGACCGGTCTATCTGAGCCTGCCGCGCGAGGTGCTGGCCGCGGCGCAGCGCGAATTCAGCTACTCGCCCAAGGGTCTCGCGGCGCCCGTAATGCCGCCGGCGCCGTCGCCAGTTGCGCTCGCCGCGATGGCGCGGATGATCGCGGAGGCGAAGCATCCGCTTGTTGTGACGCGAATGCTCGGGCGCAATCCGGCGGCGGTTGCGAGCCTGGTCGCGCTGGCCGAGTCGTTCGCGCTGCCGGTAGTTGAGCATCCGAACCCCGCTTACGTAAACTTTCCCAACAACCATCCGCTGCATCTCGGCTACGATCCCGCGCCCTACCTGGACGACACCGATCTCATAGTGGTGATCGATACCGACGTCCCGTGGATTCCGCATCTGCGCGCTCCCGGCGTCGAGACCAAAATCATCCACCTGGGCGTCAACCCGATTTACGATCGCTACCCGATATGGAGCTTCCCTTCCGATCTGGCGGTGCAGGCCGATTCGGCCGTAGCGATTCCGATGCTGACGGAGGCGATGGCGCCGATGCGCGCCGCCCACAAAGGCGCGATCGAACGGCGCGCGGCCACAATCGCGCGACGGCATCGCGACCTCGCCGCTGCGGCGCAGGCGGAAATAGAAGCGGCGGGCAAGCATAGTCACGTCACGATGGAGTGGCTCGCGCACTGCCTCGATCGCGCCTGCGACGAGCAAACGGTGTTCGTCAACGAATACAATCTGAGCCTGCGCCATATCACGCTCGACCGTCCCGGCATGCAGTTTGGCCATTCCACCGCCGGACACCTCGGATGGGGCGTGGGCGCGGCGCTAGGCATCAAGCTGGGCGCGCCTGAGAAGACGGTGATCGCGGTGGTCGGCGACGGCAGTTACATCTTCAGCGTGCCGAGCGCATGCCACCTGGCCTCGGCCACGCTCGGATTGCCGACCCTGACGATCATCGCGAACAACGGCGGATGGGGCGCGGTGCATCGTTCGGTTGAGGGCGTGCATCCGGAAGGATGGTCGATGCGCACCGGGGAGATGCCGTTCGTGCGTTTCGGGATGCAACCGGCGTACGAAAAATTCACCGAGGCGTACGGCGGTTACGGCGAGGCAGTGAGCGACCCCGTGGAATTGCCGGTGGCGCTCAAGCGGGCGCTCCGCGCGGTGCGCGAAGAGCACCGCCAGGCCGTCCTCAACATCATCTGCCGCCCGCTGTGATATAAGGGGCTTGCACTGGGGGTCGCGTTCAGGAGCCAGGGAGAGAGAGCATGACGAGCACGCTCCTCGGTTACCGCCGCATCGCGAGCGGAATCGATCCGCCCTACGATCATGCGGCGTACGCGAGCACACACAAGCGCGCCCCGAAAAATCCGCCGGTTCGTATCGCACACACCCTCTCCGAGATAACCGGGCCGCGACTCGGCGCCGATTTCGTAAGCGCAGGCGACACGGACCTCACGCGCTTCGCCGGCGGCGAGGCGCTCGGCGAGCGCATCGTGGTGACCGGCCGCGTGCTCGACGAGGACGGCCGCCCGGTTCCCGACGCGCTGGTGGAGATCTGGCAGGCGAACTCGGCGGGCCGTTACGCGCACGACGTCGATCAGCACGACGCGCCGCTCGACCCGCATTTTTCGGGCGTCGGCCGCGTGGCGACCGGCGCCGACGGCACCTATCGTTTCGCGACCATCAAGCCGGCCGCCTATCCCTGGAAGAATCACCACAATGCATGGCGTCCGCAGCATATTCATCTGAGCCTCTTCGGCCCCGGCTTCGCGACCCGGCTGATCACGCAGATGTATTTCCCCGGTGACCCGCT
Encoded proteins:
- a CDS encoding LLM class flavin-dependent oxidoreductase, which produces MRHGITIPLEAFQNEHFTELVRTAERAGYDDFWSFESYATDAFSPLAAAAMIAPRQRLGTAIVPAFTRPPALIAMSAATVQQLSGGRFILGLGTSSPVIVQQWMGVPFEHPLTRVRETVAAIRGAFTREKVTLKGKTVQVSGFRMAVTLDQPPPIYLGAQGEKMLRLVGEIADGLITNFITPSALPAMIAHVREGQRAAGKDTRAPLDVVCRIFVAVDDDNDALRNELRRHLTAYMTVPQYNNFFREIGFEAEAATAAKAWNAGDRKAAVAAVPDRMLEEIYVFGSVDHCRARLAEFQKAGVTATALEPESFAPDPKERRARILRAVERLAGV
- a CDS encoding LLM class flavin-dependent oxidoreductase produces the protein MAVGKKVEEPRGPLSLGLFMPNCSNAYSISTYKPEPDDWTYEANARIAHAAEAAGFDFLFPVAKWKGYGGKTDYLGTSLETMTWAGALLAITERIQVFSTVHVPIFHPLVAAKMGATLDHIGKGRWGLNVVSGWSEREFSMMGIEVLPHGERYARTAAYLEIVKGLWTCEPGTFEHESKWYRIHGGWVMPQPTRKPHPPIANAGVSEDARELVARLCDWAFISPPSVEACAGLTADIRSRAARYGRSVKCCCYPFVLWRETEREANDERRRIVEQMDREAAENWAHGLLPQSGSFDNFTLEMFAVGGGALPLIGTREQVAETLDRLYRSGMDGLLMVFLAYYEDTLRFEREIMPLLRQLGTIR
- a CDS encoding thiamine pyrophosphate-requiring protein, with product MSTRKTVAVENTAQAFLEMLDALGVRYLIGNAGTDFASIIDAFSKRTVDGKSGPRAMMVAHECCVVSMAHGYYLATGEPAVAMVHTTPGTANALGALMNAYRSNVPLVLCAGRTPLTEAGMPGSRDTLIHWGQESFDQGSIVREFVKWDYELRNFDQLEAVMRRAFAVAMAEPRGPVYLSLPREVLAAAQREFSYSPKGLAAPVMPPAPSPVALAAMARMIAEAKHPLVVTRMLGRNPAAVASLVALAESFALPVVEHPNPAYVNFPNNHPLHLGYDPAPYLDDTDLIVVIDTDVPWIPHLRAPGVETKIIHLGVNPIYDRYPIWSFPSDLAVQADSAVAIPMLTEAMAPMRAAHKGAIERRAATIARRHRDLAAAAQAEIEAAGKHSHVTMEWLAHCLDRACDEQTVFVNEYNLSLRHITLDRPGMQFGHSTAGHLGWGVGAALGIKLGAPEKTVIAVVGDGSYIFSVPSACHLASATLGLPTLTIIANNGGWGAVHRSVEGVHPEGWSMRTGEMPFVRFGMQPAYEKFTEAYGGYGEAVSDPVELPVALKRALRAVREEHRQAVLNIICRPL
- the pcaH gene encoding protocatechuate 3,4-dioxygenase subunit beta; this encodes MTSTLLGYRRIASGIDPPYDHAAYASTHKRAPKNPPVRIAHTLSEITGPRLGADFVSAGDTDLTRFAGGEALGERIVVTGRVLDEDGRPVPDALVEIWQANSAGRYAHDVDQHDAPLDPHFSGVGRVATGADGTYRFATIKPAAYPWKNHHNAWRPQHIHLSLFGPGFATRLITQMYFPGDPLLQLDPIFQSVPDPAARERLVCAFDIEVTIPERALGYRFDIVLRGRDATPFESGGSGGPR